From the bacterium genome, one window contains:
- a CDS encoding type II toxin-antitoxin system HicA family toxin: MNNRLRTTLAAIFDEPTRSDISWRRIEALIHALGGAVSDGHGSRRRFHLNGRVATFHRPHPGDDTRKATVEGIRRFLRNAGAVPDQEINGGSQ, encoded by the coding sequence ATGAACAATAGACTGCGCACAACGCTTGCGGCCATCTTTGATGAACCAACAAGAAGCGATATTTCATGGAGGAGAATTGAAGCTCTTATCCACGCTCTCGGCGGTGCAGTTTCCGATGGCCACGGTTCAAGGCGTCGTTTTCATCTTAATGGGAGAGTCGCAACGTTTCACAGACCACACCCGGGAGATGATACACGTAAAGCGACAGTTGAGGGTATCCGTCGTTTTTTAAGGAACGCAGGAGCGGTTCCTGATCAGGAAATAAATGGTGGGAGCCAGTAG
- a CDS encoding type II toxin-antitoxin system HicB family antitoxin yields the protein MEYKGYTAEVVYDEDAREFHGSVKGILDVVTFVATTAEELRQEFHDSVDDYLDYCAELGREPDKPFSGKFNVRLTQDLHRRVFIAAERLGISINAFVNAALEKATESRENEGLTIVASPGKSYKTRRKKQG from the coding sequence ATGGAATACAAGGGCTATACCGCTGAAGTGGTCTATGATGAGGATGCCAGGGAATTCCACGGAAGTGTAAAAGGAATCCTGGACGTCGTTACATTTGTGGCGACAACTGCTGAAGAGTTGAGACAGGAATTCCACGATTCTGTTGATGATTATCTGGATTATTGCGCTGAGCTCGGGCGTGAGCCAGACAAACCATTCTCTGGCAAATTCAATGTGAGACTGACGCAGGATCTTCATCGACGTGTTTTCATTGCCGCTGAACGGCTTGGAATCAGCATTAACGCATTTGTAAACGCTGCGCTTGAAAAAGCGACAGAGAGCAGAGAAAACGAAGGTCTCACAATTGTTGCTTCACCAGGCAAGTCGTACAAGACACGACGAAAAAAGCAAGGTTGA
- a CDS encoding SLBB domain-containing protein, with product MTVPFMRRIRTSVGAFLLFAAMLCCVPQLQAQDLGVEQQDESSKAATPPERQYMLPAVEIPVSDTAYIVGPGDVLSINIFGTKYYNFSVPVNSDGTVIIPKLGTVFVRHSTLRKVRDKIHALLRAEVRKADIVISLSRARQVKVTVAGAVRKPGVVTLPATARVSEALSLAGGAVEDTTAMRNIVVQRIDGQKVMADLTRYLRTGALDANPFVSGGDRIYFPVRDRNVRVSGAVGAQGQLDFVPGERLYEALEVCQGLRASAFRDSVVIHRFRADNRTTDPIYLDLRGYPDDQSANIELHPGDLILVRRVPQYQQHRLVLVTGEVRYEGSYSIERGKTTLRDLIARAGGFTTEASLEEAVVIRKPPENEKDPEFERLQKIPAADLREDEYEYFKARSREKVGTMVVDFKRLFLQNDASQNIVMREGDVVEIPKQKNYIRIIGRADNPGNVIFRPGWSYMQYINAVGGFGWRADEGDVRVVKARTGELVDADDEEDYALEPGDIIWVKEVPETRFWETAFEALGVISQIAGILGIIIAVSR from the coding sequence ATGACAGTACCGTTTATGCGCCGGATACGGACTTCCGTCGGCGCGTTCCTTTTGTTCGCGGCCATGCTCTGCTGCGTTCCACAACTCCAGGCGCAGGACCTCGGGGTGGAACAACAGGATGAGAGCAGCAAAGCGGCCACGCCACCTGAACGGCAGTATATGCTTCCCGCGGTGGAAATCCCTGTCAGCGATACCGCCTACATCGTCGGACCGGGTGATGTGCTGAGCATCAATATTTTCGGGACGAAATACTACAATTTTTCTGTCCCCGTCAATAGTGATGGCACGGTGATTATCCCCAAGCTGGGCACGGTATTCGTGCGCCACAGCACACTGCGCAAGGTGAGAGACAAAATCCATGCATTGCTGCGTGCCGAGGTGCGCAAGGCTGATATTGTCATCAGTCTCTCTCGCGCACGGCAGGTGAAGGTCACCGTGGCCGGTGCAGTCCGGAAACCCGGTGTCGTCACGCTGCCCGCCACTGCACGCGTCTCCGAAGCACTGTCCCTCGCAGGCGGCGCGGTTGAGGACACCACGGCGATGCGCAATATCGTGGTGCAGCGAATAGACGGACAAAAGGTGATGGCGGACCTGACACGCTACCTGCGTACCGGTGCGCTCGATGCCAATCCTTTCGTGAGCGGGGGCGATCGCATTTACTTCCCGGTGCGTGATCGCAACGTGAGGGTGTCCGGCGCCGTGGGGGCGCAGGGACAACTCGACTTCGTGCCCGGGGAACGTCTCTATGAGGCACTCGAAGTGTGTCAGGGACTCCGAGCTTCCGCCTTCCGTGACTCCGTTGTCATCCATCGCTTCCGGGCGGACAATCGCACGACCGACCCGATTTATCTCGATCTTCGGGGATACCCCGATGATCAGAGTGCGAATATTGAATTGCATCCGGGAGATCTGATCCTCGTGCGCCGGGTTCCGCAATATCAGCAGCACCGGCTGGTGCTCGTCACCGGAGAGGTTCGCTATGAAGGCAGCTACAGTATCGAGCGCGGGAAAACCACGCTGCGCGATCTGATTGCGCGTGCGGGAGGATTCACCACGGAAGCGTCTCTTGAAGAAGCGGTGGTTATTCGAAAACCGCCGGAAAACGAGAAAGACCCGGAGTTTGAACGCCTGCAGAAAATCCCTGCAGCGGATTTGCGTGAAGACGAGTACGAGTATTTCAAAGCGCGTTCCCGGGAGAAAGTCGGAACCATGGTCGTGGATTTCAAACGCCTGTTCCTGCAGAACGATGCGTCACAGAATATCGTCATGCGGGAAGGCGATGTTGTGGAAATCCCGAAGCAGAAAAATTACATCCGTATCATCGGACGCGCTGACAACCCCGGTAATGTTATTTTCCGTCCCGGCTGGTCGTACATGCAGTACATCAATGCCGTGGGTGGTTTTGGCTGGCGGGCCGATGAAGGTGATGTGCGCGTGGTCAAGGCGCGCACCGGCGAGCTGGTCGATGCCGATGATGAGGAAGATTACGCGCTCGAACCGGGCGACATCATCTGGGTCAAGGAGGTACCGGAAACAAGATTCTGGGAAACGGCTTTCGAAGCACTCGGCGTGATTTCCCAGATTGCCGGTATCTTGGGTATTATCATTGCTGTAAGCAGATAA
- a CDS encoding flippase, translated as MNAPVLQRFSLNFWTLTVSKVLYRLVSIGVTIYLARELGAAILGGYTVVMGILTLYLAFADLGVTNLVIKDVSRNRTLSVDYLDNFFVLQAIVGALLVVLIMLTGWFSGYEQLILVALAIGSVGPFFSGLSNAYQALMNAHELFYPFAMIEVACMLIFLAGNVIVVLTGGGLLALVVVTSVVSVAKFVLGAAWAKRFAMRVRLRFNWDSIRKLLVAGLPFLLINGTHFAIQRMDVLFLSWTVSDERVGMYGLSSRLIFASLFLLASVGALLYPVFSRLLAENGARALALYRRGTVYVFLLSAIMAQLFFTLAPTIIHVLYGDAFVETVGILQLLALFIPLFGIGLLASNVLMVSGAVWRAVWASIVALAIGAAVSLPAIAMWEIRGAAIAVLIAESIAALLYIVFTRQSLQMMLPLRRLLTGTLAVLLPPLLLSLGGRGEGPIAAAASLLLAVLLLFLTRTLTMQDVRELRALLLKREVPA; from the coding sequence ATGAACGCACCCGTGCTGCAGCGTTTTTCCCTCAATTTCTGGACATTGACTGTGTCCAAGGTACTGTACCGCCTGGTCAGTATCGGCGTAACCATTTACCTCGCCCGCGAACTCGGTGCCGCCATCCTCGGCGGGTATACCGTAGTCATGGGCATTCTCACCCTGTATCTCGCCTTTGCCGATCTTGGCGTCACGAATCTGGTGATCAAGGACGTCAGCCGGAATCGCACGCTGTCAGTGGATTATCTCGACAATTTCTTCGTGCTGCAGGCGATTGTTGGCGCGCTGCTGGTCGTGCTGATCATGCTTACCGGCTGGTTTTCGGGGTATGAGCAGCTCATCCTCGTCGCGCTGGCGATCGGCAGTGTGGGACCGTTTTTCAGCGGACTCTCGAATGCCTACCAGGCACTGATGAATGCGCATGAACTCTTCTATCCTTTTGCCATGATCGAAGTCGCCTGCATGTTGATTTTTCTCGCGGGCAATGTCATCGTCGTGCTCACTGGCGGGGGATTGCTGGCGCTGGTTGTGGTCACCAGTGTGGTCTCGGTCGCAAAGTTTGTTCTCGGCGCGGCATGGGCGAAGCGTTTCGCCATGCGTGTGCGCCTGCGTTTCAACTGGGACAGCATCAGGAAACTGCTCGTAGCCGGACTCCCGTTTCTTCTCATCAACGGCACGCATTTCGCCATTCAGCGCATGGACGTTCTTTTCCTCTCCTGGACGGTCAGTGATGAACGCGTCGGGATGTACGGGTTGTCTTCCCGCCTGATTTTTGCCTCGCTGTTCCTGCTTGCTTCCGTCGGGGCGCTGCTGTACCCGGTGTTCAGCAGGCTGCTCGCCGAAAACGGTGCGCGCGCGCTCGCTCTGTATCGGCGTGGAACAGTGTATGTGTTTTTGCTCTCCGCGATCATGGCGCAGCTTTTTTTCACCCTCGCGCCCACGATCATTCATGTCCTCTATGGAGACGCCTTCGTGGAGACGGTTGGCATCCTCCAGCTGCTGGCGCTGTTTATTCCGCTGTTCGGAATCGGACTCCTCGCGAGCAATGTGCTCATGGTGAGCGGAGCAGTATGGCGCGCTGTCTGGGCAAGCATCGTCGCGCTCGCCATCGGTGCGGCTGTCTCGCTGCCTGCCATCGCAATGTGGGAAATCCGCGGCGCCGCGATTGCCGTACTGATCGCGGAAAGCATTGCCGCACTGCTGTACATCGTTTTCACCCGTCAAAGTCTGCAGATGATGCTGCCGTTACGTCGACTGCTTACCGGTACACTCGCCGTGCTGCTTCCCCCGCTGTTGCTTTCGCTGGGCGGCAGGGGTGAAGGTCCCATCGCCGCTGCGGCATCCCTGCTTCTCGCTGTTCTCCTCCTCTTCCTCACGCGTACACTGACCATGCAGGATGTGCGTGAACTCCGTGCCTTGCTGCTGAAAAGGGAGGTGCCTGCATGA
- a CDS encoding glycosyltransferase codes for MTQPRTTIPVSLILTTKNEAEHIPLFFRGVRSATVLPAEIVICDGGSSDDTVEVIRREQNDLPVTVIVENGANIARGRNCAIAAAQHDILAITDAGCIIDEHWLERITEDLLADEAVHAVGGGYELIGDTFVQRCTAAASIPLSLVDKESFLPSSRSFAARRQAILDAGGYPEELTFAGEDTALVLRMKALGQRFLTRWDAMVQWYTRPTFRGFLRQHRLYGLGDGEAGSHQQRYIRSTLKWILLLAITISGVFFPPLLVLVPLLLFLYFLYLTPKYEWGKRPIFHAFGGFLFVALKEWSMLTGYVQAKLRGRKGGAA; via the coding sequence ATGACACAGCCCAGGACCACCATACCGGTCTCGCTCATCCTGACCACGAAGAATGAGGCGGAGCATATTCCGCTCTTCTTTCGCGGCGTACGTTCCGCTACGGTGCTGCCTGCGGAAATTGTCATCTGTGATGGTGGGTCAAGCGATGATACCGTGGAGGTGATCCGTCGCGAACAGAACGATCTTCCTGTGACGGTGATCGTCGAGAACGGGGCGAATATCGCAAGAGGACGCAATTGCGCCATCGCGGCAGCGCAGCACGATATCCTTGCCATTACCGATGCGGGTTGCATCATCGATGAGCACTGGCTCGAACGCATCACGGAAGATCTCCTTGCTGACGAGGCGGTGCACGCGGTCGGAGGGGGATATGAACTTATCGGTGATACCTTCGTGCAGCGCTGTACAGCCGCTGCGTCCATTCCCTTGTCTCTTGTCGACAAAGAAAGCTTTCTGCCGTCCTCTCGCAGTTTTGCGGCGCGGCGTCAGGCCATCCTCGATGCAGGGGGATACCCGGAGGAGCTGACATTCGCCGGCGAAGACACGGCGCTGGTATTGCGGATGAAAGCATTGGGGCAGCGCTTCCTCACCCGCTGGGACGCCATGGTGCAATGGTACACACGTCCGACCTTTCGGGGCTTCCTCCGCCAGCACAGGCTGTACGGGCTCGGTGATGGCGAGGCCGGCTCACATCAACAGCGGTACATCCGAAGCACTCTCAAGTGGATACTCTTGCTGGCGATCACCATCTCCGGCGTGTTCTTCCCACCATTGCTTGTCCTGGTCCCTCTTCTGCTCTTCCTGTATTTTCTGTATCTCACCCCGAAGTACGAATGGGGGAAACGTCCGATATTCCATGCTTTCGGGGGCTTCCTGTTCGTGGCACTCAAAGAGTGGAGCATGCTGACCGGGTATGTGCAGGCGAAGCTGAGGGGAAGAAAGGGAGGCGCAGCATGA
- a CDS encoding glycosyltransferase yields the protein MSTRIVHIVFNQIRKLPPLMAELQALTSAFDTVVIAPSYDQEPAFLERVLPQVRIEYVHLVSRERSSAQTPLLKLWRFAEFTWRCMRELRTERPSIIVGHDMPGMLPLLPWLLRGRVPVLYNAHELWSEAAEDNAPLRGLWRRLERVVCKRAAHVIVPEPHRANIVLKEYGARHAPIVVRNIPPTPPPYQQSDLLRERFTLPRDAVIMLYQGLFAPTRCLLPLLESMTHLPPHFHLVLAGEGDAAYSAEIDARAAELSGRVHRLPWTPPDDLRAITASANLGILLYSREGRNNIYAAPNKLYEYLFAGLPIVSSAFPGLQAVIEGNEYGACAEPDDPEAIAGAIQSAVNIPSGKLLAARARAQFRWEDEVLQLRLLYQETVRKHHAR from the coding sequence ATGAGCACGCGTATCGTGCATATCGTCTTCAACCAGATTCGCAAGCTACCCCCGCTGATGGCTGAGCTCCAGGCGCTCACCAGTGCGTTTGATACCGTGGTGATCGCTCCTTCCTACGATCAGGAACCGGCCTTCCTTGAGCGCGTCCTGCCGCAGGTGCGCATCGAGTATGTGCATCTCGTCAGCCGTGAGAGATCTTCCGCACAGACACCGCTGCTGAAGCTCTGGCGTTTCGCGGAATTCACCTGGCGCTGCATGCGTGAGCTTCGCACCGAACGCCCCTCGATCATTGTGGGACATGATATGCCGGGTATGCTCCCGTTGCTGCCGTGGCTGCTGCGGGGACGCGTTCCGGTGCTGTACAATGCGCATGAACTGTGGTCGGAAGCCGCGGAAGATAATGCGCCCTTGCGCGGACTCTGGCGCAGACTCGAGCGTGTGGTCTGCAAACGCGCGGCACACGTCATCGTTCCTGAACCCCATCGGGCGAACATCGTGCTGAAGGAGTATGGTGCACGGCATGCCCCCATCGTGGTACGCAACATTCCACCCACGCCGCCTCCGTATCAGCAGTCCGATCTGCTGCGTGAGCGCTTTACGCTTCCACGGGATGCCGTGATCATGCTTTACCAGGGACTGTTCGCACCCACGCGCTGCCTGCTCCCATTGCTGGAATCGATGACGCATTTGCCGCCGCATTTCCACCTCGTACTTGCCGGAGAAGGGGATGCCGCTTACAGCGCAGAGATCGATGCGCGGGCTGCGGAGCTGTCCGGCCGTGTGCATCGTCTGCCGTGGACCCCACCGGACGATTTGCGCGCGATTACCGCAAGTGCGAATCTCGGCATCCTGCTGTACAGCAGGGAAGGACGCAACAACATTTACGCGGCGCCCAACAAGCTGTATGAGTATCTGTTCGCCGGACTCCCGATTGTCAGCTCGGCATTTCCCGGATTGCAGGCGGTGATCGAAGGTAACGAGTATGGTGCCTGCGCCGAACCAGATGATCCTGAGGCGATCGCTGGGGCTATTCAGTCCGCAGTAAATATCCCCTCAGGAAAGCTCCTTGCGGCAAGGGCGCGCGCACAGTTCAGGTGGGAAGATGAAGTGCTGCAGCTGCGGCTGCTCTACCAGGAAACAGTGAGGAAGCACCATGCGCGCTGA
- a CDS encoding glycosyltransferase, giving the protein MRADAIVCFAGNDWWAHNPMTEKQWMRVLAADGYTVLFVNSIGIGLPGKDSPRIASRLWRKLKSLARWLRKDDGVWVLTPFLIPLWSIPAIRRFNLLLITLQVRFAMKRAGMTRAVFWAGLPTAALLVDRIPHASCVYYVQDNYTAYYDAMNFTRVAEDHRSLLERADVVICASIGLAERESATASRVEYIPHGVHPVFLEADIAARPPIPEELRALPRPIIGYWGSLEALQDTERTAQLARMHPGWSFVFIGRVMMDNSALAALPNVHFLGYLPIEDIPRYGMHFDIGYLSFVQSEWITYSCPIKFREYLALGLPVVSPPIIEVERAFPSEGCIARSTEEFSICMENAFRGDSDDRRAQRRALVQEYSWEASARNVATVLASLEGSD; this is encoded by the coding sequence ATGCGCGCTGATGCCATCGTCTGTTTCGCAGGGAATGACTGGTGGGCGCATAATCCCATGACGGAAAAACAATGGATGCGCGTGCTTGCTGCTGATGGATATACCGTGCTTTTCGTTAATTCCATCGGAATAGGACTCCCGGGAAAGGACTCTCCGCGTATCGCGTCACGCCTCTGGCGCAAACTGAAAAGCCTGGCCCGCTGGCTGCGGAAAGACGATGGCGTGTGGGTACTCACGCCGTTTCTGATTCCGCTCTGGTCCATCCCGGCCATTCGGCGCTTCAACCTTTTGCTTATCACACTGCAAGTACGCTTTGCGATGAAGCGCGCGGGAATGACGCGGGCGGTGTTCTGGGCGGGACTCCCCACGGCGGCATTACTCGTTGACCGCATTCCGCATGCATCCTGCGTGTACTACGTGCAGGACAATTACACGGCGTATTACGACGCCATGAATTTTACCCGTGTGGCCGAGGATCACCGCAGCCTGCTCGAGCGTGCCGATGTGGTGATCTGTGCTTCGATCGGTCTCGCGGAGCGTGAGTCCGCCACCGCATCGCGTGTCGAATACATTCCGCACGGCGTGCACCCGGTATTCCTGGAAGCGGACATTGCAGCGAGGCCTCCGATACCCGAGGAATTGCGCGCGCTGCCACGACCCATCATCGGCTACTGGGGGTCACTGGAAGCGCTGCAGGACACCGAGCGCACCGCCCAGCTCGCGCGTATGCACCCGGGGTGGTCCTTCGTCTTTATCGGCCGGGTGATGATGGACAACAGTGCGCTCGCCGCATTACCAAACGTGCATTTTCTCGGCTATCTTCCGATAGAAGACATCCCGCGCTACGGGATGCATTTTGATATTGGCTATCTGAGTTTCGTGCAGAGTGAATGGATCACATACAGCTGTCCGATAAAATTCCGGGAGTATCTCGCGCTCGGACTGCCCGTCGTGTCTCCGCCCATCATCGAGGTGGAGCGTGCCTTCCCTTCGGAAGGCTGCATCGCGCGGAGCACTGAGGAATTCTCCATCTGCATGGAGAACGCTTTTCGTGGCGACAGCGATGATCGCCGGGCACAGCGCAGAGCGTTGGTGCAGGAGTATTCCTGGGAGGCTTCCGCACGCAACGTTGCGACGGTACTCGCATCGCTGGAGGGAAGTGACTGA
- the asnB gene encoding asparagine synthase (glutamine-hydrolyzing), which translates to MCGITGIIGAHEPDRLRLMTQMLVHRGPDDGAVWTMEGAGLGHRRLSILDLSEAGRQPMQTEDGRYVLVFNGEIFNYTELRDQLKGKGYTFRSRSDTEVLLQACVTWGDEVVDHLVGQFAFAFWDARERRLLLARDHLGVKPLYYALADGALYFASEAKSIAAVLADTRALREDLLQQYLAFLWVPGEDTMFRGIRKLLPGSIAVFKDGAMQTHRYWDVTEKWQSAGPARPVPEERDEEFRMLLRRSVHSQLMSDVPVGLLLSGGIDSTILLEEIASVRENPKAFTAHYSDASRGRDVFEDDLPYARLAADAYDTELEEAELESDAPKLLPDAVWHCDEPLADPTIVTNLALSRRARQKLTVLLTGMGADEILAGYPRYAAVLFGERLRGVPSFLVSAGTTMLRALVHAGLLPIEKGRRPLYLMSHLSRPFVQRFIGYSSYNSVRDLRALFDGAARELVNEKELYAFHDGLFARSETLTPLSRMLAADLSTFLPYLNLENMDKTSMAASVEMRVPFLDHRLVEYSMALPDEDKLRDNSQRKVLLRRAWEHRIPDRILRRPKTGYSPPVRGWMRDNLREFTEDHVRSSASTRGLFDARRIDRLLAENAAGKEDHSLRLWQLLVFELWMRAFVDGPLPAPALDPADLPDLGPGGEG; encoded by the coding sequence ATGTGCGGCATCACCGGAATTATCGGCGCGCATGAACCCGACCGGCTTCGGCTGATGACGCAGATGCTCGTGCATCGCGGTCCCGACGACGGCGCGGTGTGGACCATGGAAGGGGCAGGACTCGGACACCGGCGCCTGAGCATTCTCGATCTTTCCGAAGCGGGGCGTCAGCCCATGCAGACAGAAGATGGCCGCTACGTCCTCGTCTTCAACGGGGAAATTTTCAACTACACGGAACTGCGTGATCAGCTGAAAGGAAAGGGATATACCTTCCGCTCACGCTCTGATACAGAAGTGCTGCTGCAGGCCTGTGTCACCTGGGGTGATGAGGTGGTGGATCATCTCGTCGGACAGTTCGCCTTCGCGTTCTGGGATGCCCGGGAGCGCAGGCTGCTGCTGGCAAGGGATCACCTGGGTGTGAAGCCCCTGTATTATGCGCTTGCGGATGGTGCACTGTATTTCGCATCCGAAGCCAAGTCCATCGCGGCTGTTCTGGCGGATACGCGCGCGCTGCGTGAAGACCTGCTGCAGCAGTACCTCGCGTTCCTCTGGGTGCCCGGTGAAGACACCATGTTTCGCGGCATACGCAAGCTGCTGCCCGGAAGCATCGCCGTTTTCAAGGACGGTGCGATGCAGACACACCGGTACTGGGATGTCACGGAAAAATGGCAATCTGCGGGTCCCGCACGTCCAGTACCCGAAGAAAGGGACGAAGAATTTCGCATGCTGCTGCGTCGCTCCGTGCACTCACAGCTCATGAGCGATGTGCCTGTCGGACTCCTGCTCAGCGGAGGAATTGACTCGACCATTCTTCTCGAGGAAATCGCTTCGGTGCGTGAAAATCCGAAAGCGTTCACCGCGCATTACTCCGACGCCAGCCGGGGACGCGATGTGTTCGAAGACGATCTCCCTTACGCCCGTCTGGCCGCTGACGCCTACGATACGGAGCTGGAAGAAGCGGAGCTGGAAAGCGATGCGCCCAAACTTCTGCCCGATGCGGTCTGGCACTGTGACGAACCGCTGGCCGATCCCACGATCGTCACCAATCTCGCACTCTCTCGCCGTGCCCGACAGAAGCTCACGGTGCTGCTCACCGGTATGGGCGCCGATGAAATACTCGCGGGATATCCGCGCTACGCCGCAGTGCTGTTCGGAGAGCGGCTTCGCGGTGTGCCATCATTTCTCGTCTCGGCCGGTACGACCATGCTGCGCGCACTTGTCCATGCGGGACTGCTGCCCATCGAGAAGGGACGGCGTCCACTGTACCTGATGTCCCATCTCTCACGTCCTTTCGTGCAGCGCTTCATCGGGTATTCCTCATACAATTCCGTGCGTGATCTCCGTGCGCTGTTTGATGGCGCTGCGAGGGAGCTTGTGAATGAAAAAGAGTTGTACGCGTTTCATGACGGACTCTTTGCGCGAAGCGAAACACTGACCCCGCTTTCGCGCATGCTGGCGGCGGACCTGAGTACATTCCTGCCGTATCTGAACCTGGAGAACATGGACAAGACCAGCATGGCGGCTTCGGTGGAGATGCGTGTGCCGTTTCTCGATCATCGCCTGGTGGAATACAGCATGGCGCTGCCGGATGAAGACAAACTGCGCGACAACAGTCAGCGCAAGGTCCTGCTGCGCCGCGCATGGGAGCATCGCATCCCCGATCGTATCCTGCGTCGGCCGAAGACCGGATACAGCCCCCCGGTCCGTGGCTGGATGCGTGACAACCTGCGCGAATTCACGGAAGACCATGTGCGCAGCTCCGCGTCCACGCGGGGCTTGTTCGACGCCCGGCGCATCGATCGTCTGCTTGCGGAAAACGCCGCCGGGAAGGAAGATCACAGCCTGCGCCTCTGGCAGCTGCTCGTCTTCGAACTCTGGATGCGTGCATTTGTCGATGGGCCGCTTCCAGCACCCGCCCTTGATCCGGCGGATCTGCCCGACCTTGGTCCGGGAGGCGAAGGATGA
- a CDS encoding heparinase II/III family protein: MAGKASVIFWSLYYLKPSMIYWRVHRTVKGAAIGMIEKTGFSRVFFARPVPDPGVTPVPALSSRYHCEDIDLAAGRLQFLNDVLELPDSPSARTDAVANKPLLWQFHFGYHDYLLAMLAAQPTPALARDILTFLERWEETWPLHAVGARTSAWHPYVLSIRIESWVRLYTLLEEQDVMTTDHRRLLAQGIERMTRVLLRNLEKGTMANHLLRNIKALVFAGLFLDSATGAQARRVGTDLLERELREQVLDDGCHYERSPMYHVSMTNDVLDIAEAITLSGSTVSDVLAQTAASMVGFLERMRHPDGEIPFFNDATRSFFLHTDEVLERGKSLCREMEWDIPGEADPAAGKPARVSGLLTAETERSWLVFDAGNVGPDYQPGHTHCDTLSFEWSLDGRRFVTDTGVYHYRESQERTYARSTAAHNTVEIDGEEQSEVWKSFRVGRRAHIRHLSREQRDGVTILRGTHDGYARLGRGMLHERAVVIAGDAWVTVVDWLHGSQRHQYRSFLHFHPDVELQPATGRVDIKHADRSIVFLSAGPESLVTRNTEFYPAFGEKVQRSSIVLQNHALFPHTTAYVFLFEGANSPVSINEGDGSVSLRLPDGNNMRLASKY; this comes from the coding sequence ATGGCAGGAAAGGCAAGCGTCATATTCTGGTCTCTGTACTACCTCAAGCCGTCGATGATTTACTGGCGCGTACACCGCACCGTGAAAGGCGCTGCCATTGGCATGATCGAAAAAACGGGTTTCAGCCGTGTGTTCTTCGCGCGACCCGTTCCCGATCCCGGCGTGACCCCGGTGCCCGCGCTTTCGTCCCGCTATCACTGCGAAGATATCGACCTGGCCGCCGGACGCCTGCAGTTCCTCAACGATGTGCTCGAACTTCCGGATTCACCGTCGGCAAGAACGGACGCTGTCGCGAACAAACCGCTGCTCTGGCAGTTTCACTTCGGGTATCACGATTATCTGCTTGCAATGCTCGCGGCACAACCGACTCCCGCCCTCGCGCGGGATATCCTGACCTTTCTCGAACGCTGGGAGGAAACCTGGCCGCTGCACGCGGTGGGAGCTCGCACGAGCGCCTGGCATCCGTACGTTCTTTCCATCCGTATTGAATCCTGGGTGCGTCTGTACACACTGCTCGAGGAGCAGGATGTGATGACAACCGATCACCGTCGCCTGCTGGCGCAGGGCATTGAACGCATGACACGCGTGCTGCTGCGCAATCTCGAGAAGGGCACGATGGCCAATCACCTGTTGCGCAATATCAAGGCGCTGGTGTTTGCAGGACTCTTCCTGGATTCTGCCACAGGAGCGCAGGCCCGTCGCGTAGGCACCGATCTGCTGGAACGGGAATTGCGGGAACAGGTACTCGACGACGGATGCCACTACGAACGCAGTCCGATGTACCATGTCTCGATGACCAATGACGTGCTCGATATCGCCGAAGCCATTACACTTTCCGGCAGCACGGTCTCGGATGTCCTGGCACAGACAGCCGCATCGATGGTGGGCTTCCTCGAGCGCATGCGGCACCCGGATGGAGAGATCCCCTTCTTCAACGACGCGACCCGCAGCTTCTTCCTTCATACCGACGAGGTGCTCGAGCGCGGGAAATCACTATGCCGGGAGATGGAATGGGATATTCCTGGAGAGGCGGACCCGGCCGCCGGCAAGCCTGCGCGTGTTTCCGGATTGCTTACTGCCGAGACTGAACGGAGCTGGCTGGTCTTTGACGCCGGGAATGTGGGACCGGATTATCAGCCTGGACACACGCATTGCGACACGCTGAGCTTCGAATGGTCGCTTGATGGCAGACGCTTCGTGACGGATACCGGCGTGTATCATTACCGCGAATCGCAGGAACGTACGTATGCACGTTCCACAGCCGCACACAACACCGTGGAAATCGACGGGGAAGAGCAGTCCGAGGTTTGGAAGAGTTTTCGCGTGGGACGTCGGGCGCATATCCGGCATCTGTCGCGTGAGCAGCGGGACGGTGTCACCATCCTGCGCGGCACGCATGATGGATACGCAAGACTGGGAAGAGGGATGCTGCATGAACGTGCCGTGGTTATAGCGGGCGATGCCTGGGTTACGGTGGTGGACTGGCTGCATGGATCGCAGCGTCACCAGTATCGGAGCTTCCTGCATTTTCATCCGGATGTAGAGTTACAGCCTGCGACGGGACGCGTGGACATCAAACATGCTGATCGCAGCATTGTGTTCCTCAGCGCGGGACCGGAATCACTCGTCACCAGGAATACCGAGTTCTATCCTGCCTTTGGTGAAAAAGTGCAGCGCAGCAGTATTGTGCTGCAGAACCATGCATTGTTTCCTCATACGACAGCGTATGTGTTTCTGTTTGAAGGCGCCAACAGTCCTGTCTCCATCAACGAAGGCGATGGAAGTGTGAGTCTTCGTCTTCCCGACGGAAACAACATGCGACTGGCATCGAAGTATTGA